The Enterobacter asburiae genome window below encodes:
- the purD gene encoding phosphoribosylamine--glycine ligase: MKVLVIGNGGREHALAWKAAQSPLVKTVFVAPGNAGTALEPALQNVAIGVTDIPALLSFAQSEKIDLTIVGPEAPLVIGVVDAFRAAGLTIFGPTEGAAQLEGSKAFTKDFLARHNIPTAEYQNFTEVEPALAYLREKGAPIVIKADGLAAGKGVIVAMTLEEAEAAVQDMLAGNAFGDAGHRIVIEEFLDGEEASFIVMVDGEHVLPMATSQDHKRVGNGDTGPNTGGMGAYSPAPVVTDEVHQRTMDRVIWPTVKGMAAEGNTYTGFLYAGLMIDKQGNPKVIEFNCRFGDPETQPIMLRMKSDLVELCLAACEGKLDEKTSEWDERASLGVVIAAGGYPGNYNTGDEIHGLPLEEIEGAKVFHAGTKLANDDRVLTNGGRVLCATALGHTVAEAQKRAYALMADIHWNGSFSRQDIGYRAIAREQGE; the protein is encoded by the coding sequence ATGAAAGTATTAGTGATTGGTAACGGCGGACGCGAGCACGCTCTGGCGTGGAAAGCGGCGCAGTCTCCGCTGGTGAAAACAGTCTTCGTAGCACCGGGCAACGCCGGTACCGCGCTGGAACCCGCGCTGCAAAACGTGGCTATCGGCGTGACCGATATCCCGGCGCTGCTGAGCTTTGCCCAGAGCGAGAAAATCGATCTGACCATCGTCGGCCCGGAAGCGCCGCTGGTGATTGGCGTGGTGGATGCGTTCCGCGCGGCGGGTCTGACCATCTTCGGGCCAACGGAAGGCGCCGCGCAGCTGGAAGGCTCCAAAGCCTTCACCAAAGATTTCCTCGCGCGTCACAACATCCCGACGGCGGAATATCAGAACTTCACCGAAGTGGAGCCAGCCCTGGCCTATTTACGTGAAAAAGGCGCGCCGATTGTTATCAAGGCCGACGGTCTGGCCGCTGGTAAAGGCGTTATCGTCGCGATGACCCTCGAAGAAGCCGAAGCCGCGGTTCAGGATATGCTGGCGGGCAACGCCTTTGGCGATGCGGGCCACCGCATCGTGATCGAAGAGTTCCTCGACGGTGAAGAAGCGAGCTTTATCGTGATGGTCGACGGCGAACACGTTCTGCCGATGGCCACCAGCCAGGACCACAAGCGCGTGGGTAATGGCGATACCGGCCCGAATACCGGCGGAATGGGCGCTTACTCCCCTGCTCCGGTAGTGACTGATGAAGTACACCAGCGCACCATGGATCGCGTCATTTGGCCAACCGTGAAAGGGATGGCGGCGGAAGGCAACACCTACACCGGTTTCCTCTATGCGGGTCTGATGATCGACAAGCAGGGTAACCCTAAGGTCATCGAATTCAACTGCCGCTTTGGCGATCCGGAAACGCAGCCCATCATGCTGCGCATGAAATCCGATCTGGTGGAACTGTGTCTGGCAGCCTGCGAAGGCAAGCTCGACGAGAAAACCTCAGAGTGGGACGAGCGTGCGTCTCTGGGCGTGGTGATTGCTGCAGGTGGTTATCCGGGCAACTACAACACCGGGGATGAAATCCACGGCCTGCCGCTGGAAGAGATTGAAGGTGCGAAGGTGTTCCATGCGGGTACGAAGCTGGCTAACGACGATCGCGTCCTCACCAACGGCGGACGCGTGCTGTGTGCAACCGCGCTGGGCCATACCGTGGCAGAAGCGCAGAAACGCGCCTATGCGCTGATGGCGGATATTCACTGGAACGGCAGCTTTAGCCGTCAGGATATCGGTTATCGTGCGATTGCGCGTGAGCAGGGCGAGTAA
- a CDS encoding DUF1481 domain-containing protein, which translates to MNSFSEGAVTPLLSFWRGTLALAGMLLLSACSHDTSLPPFTASGYADNQGAVRIWRKDSGGEVHLLSAFSPWHNGNTSTAEYRWQGDDLSLIELNVYSKTPEHVKVRFDDHGELSFMQREVSGQKQQLSSDQIALYRYRAEQIRQTSDALRLGRVVLRQGRWHNDGTVTTCEGQTVKPELESWATEHIQRRQRHSSVEVSVAWLEAPEGSQLLLVANEDFCTWQPTEKSF; encoded by the coding sequence GTGAACAGTTTTAGCGAAGGGGCGGTAACGCCCCTTTTGTCTTTCTGGCGTGGAACGCTCGCGCTGGCAGGCATGCTGCTGCTGTCAGCCTGCAGCCACGACACCTCCCTGCCACCGTTTACCGCCAGCGGCTACGCGGACAACCAGGGTGCGGTCAGGATCTGGCGCAAAGATTCCGGCGGCGAAGTGCATCTGCTTTCTGCCTTCAGCCCGTGGCATAACGGCAATACGTCGACGGCGGAATATCGCTGGCAGGGAGATGACCTGTCGCTGATTGAACTGAACGTCTACAGCAAGACCCCCGAACACGTGAAAGTGCGTTTTGACGACCATGGCGAGCTGAGCTTTATGCAGCGCGAAGTCAGCGGTCAAAAACAGCAGCTTTCCAGCGATCAAATCGCCCTCTACCGTTATCGTGCCGAACAAATCCGCCAGACCAGCGACGCGCTTCGTCTGGGCCGCGTTGTGCTGCGCCAGGGGCGCTGGCATAACGATGGAACGGTAACCACCTGCGAAGGGCAGACGGTCAAGCCCGAGCTCGAATCCTGGGCAACAGAACACATACAACGTCGTCAGCGTCATTCATCAGTGGAAGTGAGTGTGGCGTGGCTGGAAGCGCCGGAAGGCTCTCAGCTGCTGCTGGTGGCGAACGAAGACTTCTGCACCTGGCAGCCGACAGAGAAGAGTTTTTGA
- the hupA gene encoding nucleoid-associated protein HU-alpha — protein MNKTQLIDVIADKADLSKVQAKAALESTLAAITESLKEGDAVQLVGFGTFKVNHRAERTGRNPQTGKEIKIAAANVPAFVSGKALKDAVK, from the coding sequence ATGAACAAGACTCAACTGATTGATGTAATTGCGGACAAGGCTGATCTGTCTAAAGTGCAGGCTAAAGCTGCTCTGGAATCTACCCTGGCTGCTATTACTGAGTCTCTGAAAGAAGGCGATGCTGTGCAACTGGTTGGTTTCGGTACCTTCAAAGTGAACCACCGCGCTGAGCGTACTGGCCGCAACCCGCAGACCGGTAAAGAAATCAAAATCGCCGCAGCTAACGTGCCGGCATTTGTTTCTGGTAAAGCACTGAAAGACGCTGTTAAGTAA
- a CDS encoding YjaG family protein, translated as MLQNPIHLRLEKVESWQHVTFMACLCERMYPNYAAFCKETGFGDGHIYRRILDLIWETLTVKDAKVNFDSQLEKLEEAIPAADDFDLYGVYPAIDACVALSELLHSRLSGETLEHAIEVSKASITTVAMLEMTQEGREMTDEELRANPAVEQEWDIQWEIFRLLAECEERDIELIKGLRADLREAAESNIGIIFNQ; from the coding sequence ATGCTACAAAACCCGATTCACCTGCGCCTTGAGAAAGTTGAAAGCTGGCAGCACGTGACGTTTATGGCTTGCCTGTGCGAGCGCATGTATCCCAACTATGCCGCGTTCTGTAAGGAGACGGGCTTTGGTGATGGCCATATCTACCGCCGCATTCTGGATCTGATCTGGGAAACGCTGACGGTGAAAGACGCGAAGGTGAACTTCGACTCCCAGCTGGAAAAGCTGGAAGAGGCGATTCCGGCTGCGGATGATTTTGACCTGTACGGTGTCTACCCGGCGATTGATGCCTGCGTGGCGTTAAGCGAACTGCTCCACTCCCGTCTGAGCGGTGAAACGCTGGAGCACGCTATTGAAGTCAGTAAGGCATCTATTACGACCGTCGCGATGCTGGAAATGACCCAGGAAGGTCGCGAGATGACCGACGAAGAGCTGCGTGCGAACCCGGCGGTTGAGCAAGAATGGGACATTCAGTGGGAAATTTTCCGCCTGCTGGCAGAGTGTGAAGAACGCGATATTGAGCTGATAAAAGGGCTGCGCGCGGACTTACGAGAGGCTGCTGAGAGCAATATTGGTATAATTTTTAACCAATGA
- the nfi gene encoding deoxyribonuclease V (cleaves DNA at apurinic or apyrimidinic sites), with product MDLASLRAQQIELASSVIREDRLDKDPPQYIGGADVGFEQGGEVTRAAMVILKYPSLELVEYKVARIATTMPYIPGFLSFREYPALLAAWEQLSQKPDLLFVDGHGISHPRRLGVASHFGLLVDVPTIGVAKKRLCGAFEPLSAEPGALAPLIHKGEQLAWVWRSKARCNPLFIATGHRVSMDSALAWVQRCMKGYRLPEPTRWADAVASSRPAFVRWQEIQR from the coding sequence ATGGATCTCGCGTCGCTACGCGCTCAACAAATCGAACTGGCCTCATCGGTGATCCGCGAGGATCGTCTGGATAAAGATCCTCCGCAGTATATTGGCGGAGCAGACGTCGGATTCGAGCAGGGTGGGGAAGTGACGCGAGCGGCGATGGTGATACTGAAATACCCTTCGCTTGAGCTGGTGGAGTACAAGGTAGCGCGTATCGCGACCACCATGCCGTACATTCCGGGCTTTCTCTCCTTCCGCGAATATCCCGCGCTGCTGGCAGCGTGGGAGCAACTCTCGCAAAAACCTGACCTGCTGTTTGTCGATGGACACGGTATCTCACACCCGCGCCGTTTAGGCGTTGCCAGCCATTTTGGGCTGCTGGTGGATGTGCCGACCATTGGCGTCGCCAAGAAACGCCTGTGCGGCGCGTTTGAACCTCTTTCTGCCGAGCCGGGCGCGCTGGCGCCGCTTATCCATAAAGGTGAGCAGCTAGCGTGGGTCTGGCGCAGCAAGGCGCGCTGTAACCCGCTCTTTATCGCCACCGGGCACCGGGTGAGCATGGACAGCGCCCTGGCGTGGGTCCAGCGCTGCATGAAGGGCTACCGCTTGCCGGAGCCGACGCGCTGGGCAGACGCCGTGGCCTCTTCGCGTCCGGCTTTTGTTCGTTGGCAGGAAATTCAGCGATGA
- the hemE gene encoding uroporphyrinogen decarboxylase, which yields MTELKNDRYLRALLRQPVDVTPVWMMRQAGRYLPEYKATRAQAGDFMSLCKNAELACEVTLQPLRRFPLDAAILFSDILTIPDAMGLGLYFETGEGPRFTSPIKSKADVDKLPIPDPEGELGYVMNAVRTIRRELKGEVPLIGFSGSPWTLATYMVEGGSSKAFTMIKKMMYAEPLALHALLDKLAKSVTLYLNAQIKAGAQSVMIFDTWGGVLTGRDYQQFSLYYMHKIVDGLLRENEGRRVPVTLFTKGGGQWLEAMAATGCDALGLDWTTDIADARRRVGDKVALQGNMDPSMLYAPPARIEEEVSTILSGFGQGEGHVFNLGHGIHQDVPPEHAGVFVEAVHRLSAQYHK from the coding sequence ATGACCGAACTGAAGAACGATCGTTATCTGCGTGCGCTGCTGCGCCAGCCCGTTGATGTCACCCCGGTGTGGATGATGCGCCAGGCGGGACGCTATCTCCCGGAGTACAAAGCCACGCGCGCGCAGGCGGGCGATTTTATGTCGCTGTGCAAAAACGCCGAGCTGGCCTGCGAAGTGACGCTCCAGCCGCTGCGCCGCTTCCCGCTGGATGCTGCGATCCTCTTCTCGGATATTTTGACCATTCCGGATGCAATGGGCCTTGGCCTGTACTTCGAAACCGGTGAAGGCCCGCGTTTCACCTCCCCAATCAAAAGTAAAGCCGACGTGGATAAGCTGCCGATCCCCGATCCGGAAGGCGAGCTGGGCTACGTGATGAACGCCGTACGCACCATTCGCCGCGAGCTGAAAGGTGAAGTGCCGCTGATTGGCTTCTCCGGTAGCCCGTGGACGCTGGCGACCTATATGGTGGAAGGGGGCAGCAGCAAAGCCTTCACCATGATTAAAAAGATGATGTACGCCGAGCCGCTGGCCCTGCATGCGCTGCTCGACAAGCTGGCGAAGAGCGTCACCCTCTACCTGAACGCGCAGATTAAGGCTGGTGCGCAGTCGGTGATGATTTTCGATACCTGGGGCGGCGTGCTGACCGGGCGCGATTATCAGCAGTTCTCCCTGTATTACATGCACAAAATCGTCGACGGCCTGCTGCGTGAAAACGAAGGCCGCCGCGTGCCGGTGACGCTGTTCACCAAAGGTGGCGGTCAGTGGCTGGAAGCGATGGCGGCAACCGGCTGCGACGCGCTGGGCCTCGACTGGACCACTGATATTGCCGATGCCCGCCGCCGCGTGGGCGACAAAGTGGCGCTGCAGGGCAATATGGACCCGTCCATGCTCTATGCGCCGCCAGCCCGCATTGAAGAAGAAGTGTCGACTATACTGTCTGGTTTCGGCCAGGGTGAAGGCCACGTCTTTAACCTCGGCCACGGTATTCATCAGGATGTGCCGCCAGAACACGCAGGCGTATTTGTGGAGGCGGTGCATCGGCTTTCTGCCCAGTATCACAAATAA
- the nudC gene encoding NAD(+) diphosphatase — translation MDRIIEKSDLGWWIVSHEQKLWLPAGEIPYGEAEAFDLVGQPALQIGEWQGEPVWLIQQSRRQDMGSVRQVLDLDVGLFQLAGRGVQLAEFYRSHKYCGYCGHTMRPSKTEWAMLCSHCRERYYPQIAPCIIVAIRREDSILLAQHTRHRNGIHTVLAGFVEVGETLEQAVAREVMEESGIKVKNLRYVTSQPWPFPQSLMTAFMAEYDSGEIVIDQKELLDANWYRYDDLPLLPPPGTVARRLIEDTVAMCRAEYE, via the coding sequence ATGGATCGTATTATTGAAAAATCAGATCTTGGTTGGTGGATCGTCAGTCACGAACAAAAATTATGGCTTCCTGCCGGGGAAATCCCCTATGGCGAAGCTGAGGCGTTCGATCTCGTTGGCCAGCCAGCGCTACAGATCGGCGAGTGGCAGGGTGAACCCGTGTGGTTGATCCAACAGTCCCGCCGCCAGGATATGGGATCCGTGCGCCAGGTGCTGGATCTGGACGTAGGGCTGTTCCAGCTGGCGGGGCGCGGCGTGCAGCTGGCAGAGTTTTACCGCTCGCATAAATACTGCGGCTACTGCGGTCATACCATGCGCCCGAGCAAAACCGAGTGGGCGATGCTCTGCAGCCACTGCCGCGAGCGCTACTATCCGCAGATTGCGCCGTGCATCATCGTCGCTATCCGCCGGGAGGATTCCATCCTGCTGGCGCAGCATACCCGCCATCGCAATGGTATTCACACCGTGCTGGCCGGCTTCGTCGAGGTGGGCGAAACGCTGGAGCAGGCTGTGGCGCGCGAGGTAATGGAGGAGAGCGGAATCAAAGTGAAGAACCTGCGCTACGTCACCTCCCAGCCGTGGCCGTTCCCGCAGTCGCTGATGACGGCATTTATGGCCGAATACGACAGCGGCGAGATCGTTATCGACCAGAAAGAACTTCTGGACGCGAACTGGTATCGCTACGACGATTTACCGCTGTTGCCTCCGCCGGGCACCGTGGCGCGTCGGCTGATAGAAGATACCGTGGCGATGTGTCGGGCCGAGTATGAGTAG
- a CDS encoding Rsd/AlgQ family anti-sigma factor, producing the protein MLNQLESLTERVRGSNKLVDRWLHVRKHLLVAYYNLVGIKPGKESFMRLNEKALDDFCQGLVDYLSDGHFNIYERIIREMEGTTPYLAASKLYPLLEANTQQIMDYYDSALENAIDHDNYLEFQQALSDLGEALEERFTLEDKLIALVLDNDLNISSEENVARPA; encoded by the coding sequence ATGTTAAACCAGCTGGAAAGCCTGACTGAGCGCGTTAGAGGAAGTAACAAACTGGTGGATCGCTGGCTACATGTACGCAAGCATCTACTCGTGGCTTATTACAATCTGGTCGGTATTAAGCCTGGCAAAGAATCGTTTATGCGACTGAATGAAAAAGCGCTGGATGATTTTTGTCAGGGCCTGGTCGACTATCTGTCCGACGGCCATTTCAATATTTATGAACGCATTATCCGCGAAATGGAAGGGACAACACCCTATTTAGCGGCCAGCAAGCTCTATCCGCTGCTGGAAGCCAACACCCAGCAGATCATGGATTACTATGATTCCGCGCTCGAGAACGCTATCGATCACGATAACTATCTTGAGTTTCAGCAGGCGCTATCCGACCTCGGCGAAGCGCTGGAAGAGCGATTCACGCTGGAAGATAAGCTGATCGCCCTCGTGCTGGACAACGATTTGAACATCAGTAGCGAAGAGAACGTCGCGCGCCCTGCTTGA
- the thiC gene encoding phosphomethylpyrimidine synthase ThiC, translating to MSTAKLTRREQRAQAQHFIDTLEGTAFPNSKRIYLSGSQADIRVPMREIQLSPTLIGGSKDNPQYEDNEAVPVYDTSGPYGDPDVAINVQQGLAKLRQPWIDARNDCEELSVRSSAYTKERLADDGLDELRFTGLLTPKRAKAGKCVTQLHYARQGIVTPEMEFIAIRENMGRERIRSEVLRYQHPGEGFGARLPENITPEFVRDEVAAGRAIIPANINHPESEPMIIGRNFLVKVNANIGNSAVTSSIEEEVEKLVWSTRWGADTVMDLSTGRYIHETREWILRNSPVPIGTVPIYQALEKVNGIAEDLTWEAFRDTLLEQAEQGVDYFTIHAGVLLRYVPMTAKRLTGIVSRGGSIMAKWCLSHHQENFLYEHFREICEICAAYDVSLSLGDGLRPGSIRDANDEAQFAELHTLGELTKIAWEYDVQVMIEGPGHVPMQMIRRNMTEELEHCHEAPFYTLGPLTTDIAPGYDHFTSGIGAAMIGWFGCAMLCYVTPKEHLGLPNKEDVKQGLITYKIAAHAADLAKGHPGAQIRDNAMSKARFEFRWEDQFNLALDPFTARAYHDETLPQESGKVAHFCSMCGPKFCSMKISQEVRDYAAAQTIEVGMADMSETFRARGGEIYLKKEEA from the coding sequence ATGTCTACTGCAAAACTGACCCGCCGCGAACAGCGCGCACAGGCCCAACACTTCATCGACACGCTGGAAGGCACCGCTTTCCCGAACTCGAAACGCATCTATCTTTCCGGCTCGCAGGCCGATATCCGCGTCCCAATGCGCGAAATTCAGCTCAGCCCGACGCTTATCGGCGGCAGCAAAGATAACCCGCAGTATGAAGACAACGAAGCCGTGCCGGTATACGACACCTCCGGCCCGTACGGTGACCCTGATGTTGCCATCAACGTCCAACAGGGTCTGGCGAAGCTTCGCCAGCCGTGGATTGATGCGCGCAACGACTGCGAAGAACTGAGCGTGCGCAGCTCTGCATACACTAAAGAGCGCCTGGCCGACGACGGTCTGGACGAGCTGCGCTTTACCGGCCTGCTGACGCCAAAACGCGCTAAGGCGGGCAAATGCGTGACCCAGCTGCACTACGCGCGCCAGGGCATCGTCACGCCGGAGATGGAGTTCATCGCCATCCGCGAAAACATGGGCCGCGAGCGCATCCGTAGCGAAGTGCTGCGCTATCAGCATCCGGGTGAAGGCTTTGGCGCTCGCCTGCCGGAGAACATCACGCCGGAGTTTGTACGTGACGAAGTGGCCGCAGGCCGCGCGATTATCCCTGCCAACATCAACCACCCGGAATCCGAGCCGATGATTATCGGCCGCAACTTCCTGGTGAAGGTCAACGCGAACATCGGTAACTCGGCCGTCACCTCCTCCATCGAAGAAGAGGTGGAAAAGCTGGTCTGGTCCACGCGCTGGGGTGCGGACACGGTAATGGACCTCTCCACCGGCCGCTATATTCACGAAACCCGCGAGTGGATCCTGCGTAACAGCCCGGTACCGATTGGCACCGTCCCGATTTACCAGGCGCTGGAAAAGGTCAACGGCATTGCCGAAGACCTCACCTGGGAAGCGTTCCGCGACACGCTGCTGGAGCAGGCCGAGCAGGGCGTGGACTACTTCACCATTCACGCGGGCGTGCTGCTGCGCTACGTGCCGATGACCGCGAAGCGTCTGACCGGCATCGTCTCGCGCGGCGGTTCCATCATGGCGAAGTGGTGCCTGTCACATCATCAGGAAAACTTCCTCTACGAGCACTTCCGCGAGATCTGCGAAATCTGCGCCGCGTACGATGTCTCTCTGTCGCTGGGCGACGGTCTGCGCCCGGGCTCGATCCGCGACGCCAACGACGAAGCGCAGTTTGCCGAGCTGCACACGCTGGGCGAACTGACCAAAATCGCCTGGGAGTATGACGTGCAGGTGATGATTGAAGGCCCGGGCCACGTGCCGATGCAGATGATCCGCCGCAACATGACCGAGGAGCTGGAGCACTGCCACGAAGCGCCGTTCTATACCCTGGGGCCGTTGACCACCGACATCGCGCCGGGCTATGACCACTTCACGTCAGGCATTGGGGCGGCGATGATCGGCTGGTTCGGCTGCGCCATGCTCTGCTACGTGACGCCTAAAGAGCACCTCGGCCTGCCAAACAAAGAGGACGTGAAGCAGGGGCTGATCACCTACAAAATTGCCGCCCACGCGGCGGATCTGGCCAAAGGCCATCCGGGCGCGCAAATCCGCGATAACGCCATGTCGAAGGCGCGCTTCGAATTCCGCTGGGAAGACCAGTTCAACCTGGCGCTGGACCCGTTCACCGCCCGCGCCTATCACGACGAGACCCTGCCGCAGGAATCAGGCAAAGTCGCGCACTTCTGCTCTATGTGCGGGCCGAAGTTCTGCTCGATGAAAATCAGCCAGGAGGTGCGCGACTACGCCGCCGCGCAGACCATTGAAGTGGGGATGGCGGACATGTCTGAAACCTTCCGCGCCAGAGGCGGCGAAATCTACCTCAAAAAAGAGGAGGCGTAA
- the thiE gene encoding thiamine phosphate synthase: MYKPDFPPVPYRLGLYPVVDSVEWIERLLKAGVRTIQLRIKDKRDDEVEADVAAAIALGRRYDARLFINDYWRLAVKHQAYGVHLGQEDLETTDLSAIREAGLRLGVSTHDDMEIDVALAARPSYIALGHVFPTQTKQMSSAPQGLTQLASHVKRLVDYPTVAIGGISLERAPAVLETGVGSIAVVSAITQAADWRFATEQLLQLAGAGDERS; encoded by the coding sequence ATGTATAAGCCCGATTTCCCGCCCGTCCCCTACCGTTTAGGGCTCTATCCGGTGGTGGACAGCGTGGAGTGGATAGAGCGCCTGCTGAAGGCGGGCGTTCGAACGATCCAGCTGCGCATCAAGGATAAACGCGATGACGAGGTGGAAGCCGATGTGGCTGCCGCCATCGCGCTTGGGCGTCGCTACGATGCCCGTCTGTTTATCAACGACTACTGGCGGCTGGCCGTTAAGCACCAGGCATACGGCGTGCACCTGGGTCAGGAGGATCTGGAAACAACGGATCTGAGCGCTATCCGCGAAGCCGGGTTGCGTCTTGGCGTTTCAACGCACGATGACATGGAGATCGACGTGGCGCTGGCGGCCCGTCCCTCTTACATCGCGCTGGGCCACGTCTTCCCGACGCAAACCAAGCAGATGTCCTCCGCACCGCAGGGTCTGACACAGCTGGCGAGTCACGTTAAACGCCTTGTCGATTACCCTACCGTCGCCATTGGCGGAATCAGCCTTGAACGCGCCCCGGCGGTGCTGGAGACCGGCGTCGGCAGTATCGCCGTCGTCAGCGCCATCACCCAGGCCGCAGACTGGCGGTTCGCCACCGAACAGCTGTTACAGCTGGCAGGAGCGGGTGATGAACGATCGTGA
- the thiF gene encoding thiazole biosynthesis adenylyltransferase ThiF, whose product MNDRDFMRYSRQILLEDIAIDGQQKLLASRVLIVGLGGLGAPAALYLAGAGIGTLVLADDDEVHLSNLQRQILFTTEDINQPKAQITRQRLNQLNPDIALIALQDRLSGENLRREVALADVVLDCTDNMATRQAINAACVANNTPLITASAVGFGGQMMVLTPPWSQGCYRCLWPDDAEPARNCRTAGILGPVVGVMGTMQALEAIKLLSGMETERNTLRLFDARSSGWRHLALHRASRCPVCGGRDAHSV is encoded by the coding sequence ATGAACGATCGTGATTTTATGCGCTACAGCCGTCAGATCCTGCTGGAAGATATCGCCATCGACGGGCAGCAAAAGCTGCTCGCCAGCCGGGTGCTGATTGTCGGCTTGGGCGGGTTAGGCGCGCCCGCCGCGCTTTATCTGGCTGGTGCAGGTATCGGTACGCTGGTGCTGGCCGACGACGACGAGGTTCACCTCAGCAACCTGCAGCGACAAATCCTCTTCACCACCGAGGATATCAACCAGCCAAAAGCGCAAATTACCCGGCAGCGCCTGAACCAGCTCAACCCGGATATCGCGCTGATTGCCCTGCAGGATCGGCTCAGCGGTGAAAACCTGCGCCGTGAGGTCGCCCTTGCCGACGTGGTGCTGGACTGCACGGACAACATGGCGACGCGCCAGGCGATTAACGCCGCCTGCGTGGCAAATAATACGCCGCTTATCACCGCCAGCGCGGTGGGTTTCGGCGGGCAGATGATGGTCCTGACCCCGCCGTGGTCGCAGGGCTGCTATCGCTGTCTGTGGCCGGATGATGCAGAGCCGGCGCGCAACTGCCGTACGGCGGGCATTCTTGGTCCGGTGGTCGGCGTAATGGGCACAATGCAGGCGCTGGAAGCCATCAAGCTGCTCAGCGGCATGGAGACGGAACGCAATACGCTGCGGCTGTTTGATGCCCGCTCCAGCGGCTGGCGCCATCTGGCGTTACACCGCGCCAGCCGCTGCCCGGTATGCGGAGGCCGCGATGCGCATTCTGTTTAA
- the thiS gene encoding sulfur carrier protein ThiS: MRILFNDEPMRCDDGLTVAVLLDKLRQLKPGTALALNQQILPREQWEHQQVNDGDQILLFQVIAGG; this comes from the coding sequence ATGCGCATTCTGTTTAACGATGAGCCGATGAGATGCGACGACGGGCTCACCGTTGCGGTACTGCTCGACAAGCTGCGTCAGCTGAAGCCGGGAACGGCGCTGGCGCTCAATCAACAGATCCTGCCGCGCGAGCAGTGGGAACATCAGCAGGTCAATGACGGCGACCAGATCCTGCTGTTTCAGGTTATCGCAGGGGGCTGA
- the thiG gene encoding thiazole synthase, whose protein sequence is MLRIADKVFDSHLFTGTGKFASPQLMVDAIRESGSQLVTLALKRVDLRHHSDAILAPLLEAGVTLLPNTSGAKTAEEAIFAAQLAREALGTRWLKLEIHPDARWLLPDPIETLKAAEKLVQQGFTVLPYCGADPVLCKRLEEVGCAAVMPLGAPIGSNQGLETRAMLEIIIEQATVPVVVDAGIGVPSHAAQALEMGADAVLVNTAIAVADDPVMMARAFRMAVEAGLLARESGPGSRSFQAQATSPLTGFLEAIS, encoded by the coding sequence ATGTTACGTATTGCCGATAAAGTCTTTGATTCACATCTGTTTACCGGAACCGGAAAATTCGCCTCGCCGCAGCTGATGGTGGATGCCATTCGCGAAAGCGGCAGCCAGCTGGTGACGCTGGCGCTCAAGCGCGTGGATCTACGTCATCACAGCGATGCTATTCTGGCGCCTTTACTGGAGGCTGGCGTCACGCTGCTGCCCAACACCTCCGGTGCCAAAACGGCCGAAGAGGCGATTTTCGCCGCGCAGCTGGCCCGCGAGGCGCTCGGCACCCGCTGGCTGAAGCTGGAAATTCATCCTGACGCCCGCTGGCTGCTCCCCGACCCCATCGAAACGCTGAAAGCGGCTGAAAAGCTGGTGCAGCAAGGGTTTACCGTCCTGCCTTACTGTGGCGCCGACCCTGTCCTGTGCAAACGGCTGGAAGAGGTCGGCTGCGCCGCCGTCATGCCTCTGGGCGCCCCCATTGGCTCCAACCAGGGGCTGGAAACCCGCGCGATGCTGGAAATCATTATTGAGCAGGCTACCGTACCTGTAGTGGTTGATGCGGGCATCGGCGTGCCCAGCCATGCCGCGCAGGCGCTGGAGATGGGCGCCGACGCGGTGCTGGTCAACACGGCCATCGCGGTTGCCGACGATCCGGTCATGATGGCACGTGCGTTCCGCATGGCCGTAGAGGCTGGCCTGCTGGCAAGGGAGTCCGGCCCCGGATCGCGCAGTTTCCAGGCCCAGGCCACCAGCCCGCTGACCGGTTTTCTGGAGGCGATCTCATGA